The Marinobacter bohaiensis genome segment CGACGGGCTGGAGTGGGCCAGCCACAGATCGACATTGCCCGCGGTCGCGTTCGGCCCCACCGTGATGCCCAGGGTCAGGCGCGGACCCAGGGCGTCTTGCAGCGAGGTGATGGTTTCGGTATCGACCAGGTTGTAGTCCTCATCGAACGTCAGCGCCTGGATACTGCCGAAGAGCTGCGACACGTACAGCCGGTCGTCCGGTCCCCAGACCATGGAGGTCGGGTAGTCCAGGTCGTAGCTGTTGCGCAGGAACTCGATGCCGGAATCCGGCGACAGGGGTGTGCCGCCCACTTCCAGCGTGAAGTCGTCGAACCGGTAGACCATCGGTGAGGACGCATAGCGATGGGTACCGAAGATGCCGGTGAAGCTGCGGGTGCCGATCTGCGGGTCAATGCCGGCCGCATCGAAGCTGAAGAACTCATCCGGCGGGGTCAGGGTGACCGCCTGGACACTGGTGCCGCCATCAAGCTGATAGCGTAACTCCACCGTCTGCGAGTAGGGATTCACGATCATGGTGAAGGTGACATCGCGCCCGGGCAGGTTGCTCACGGTGATGTTCCTCTCGGCCACGGTCTGGCCACCCACCTCCATGAAGTAGTGGATGCGTGGTCCGGCGGGATGGGACAGGGCGACCAGCTTGATGTAGTTGTCCTGGTCGTTGCCAAACCAGAGCCCCGCCTGCTCGTAGTTACCGCTGCCGGCGGGGACGTCCAGGAGTTGCGCCGTAATGCGGGTGATCTGGTTGGGCGCTGCGAAACCAACGCCCAGGGCGTTCTCCTGGTTGTTATTGCCGGCGTACTGGATGCCGGAATTGGTGGTCAGCAAAAGCACGCCCTCGAGGATGTTCATCTCCAGCTTGCCGGGCACGTAGCCGTTGCCGGAATCGGGCTGGTCGATCCAGGTAAAGCCGGTGCCCAGTCCGTTGCTGTCCATCAGGTAGCCCTGGCTTTCGGTAAAGCTGAGCTGGTAGGGCAGTTCGACACGGACGTCGGTACAGGAGATGGGGGCACAGTTACCGCTGCTGGAGAGCGACAGAGTGACCGGGATGTCCAGGTCCGGGAATCCGGAGGCCGTGATCGTCACCGTGGCGGCGTAATTGCCCGCCGCCATACCCGAGGCATCCACGCTGACCTGGATGATCTGGGGTGTGGTGCCCGACGGGGGCGACGCCGACAGCCAGGGCATGTTGGTGCTGACGGTGAAATCGTGGGTCTCGCTCATGGAGTGGGAAATGTCCACCGATTGCGAGGCGATGGGCGAGTCCGGGGAGCCGCTAAAGGTCAGGCTGGCCGGCGCCGCGACCAGACCGTCCGGATCGTCGGTGATGGTCAGCGTGTAGGTCAGGCTCGCATCGGCATAGCCATCCGCATCCGCGGTGACAGTGCCGGTGTAGGTGCCGACGCTGAGGCCAACCGGGGAAGCGGTGACGGTGACCTGGGCCGGTGTGCTGCCGGAGTTGCCGCTGGCGCTCAGCCAGGCGGCGTTGGATGACAGCGCGAAGTTGGCGCCGGAGTCGTCGCTGGCGGACAGGCTGACGGTGTGCTCCAGCACATCGTCGTTATCGATGTGCCGGGATCCGGCCAGGGTCGTGGGTGAAAAACTCAGCGCCACCGCGTCATTGAGCACCTCGAAGAAAACCGTGGTCTCGTGGAGCGTGTTGGCGTCATCCCGGACGACGGCGGTAATGGTGTGGCTGCCGTCCGCCAGGGTGGTGGTGTCGAACGGATAAGCGGTGTCATTGGGCGCCGTGCCCGCAAAATCATAAGGCGGCAGGCCTTCGGTCTGGATCGGGCTGCCGGATTTGGTGGCGTCGTCCAGATAGAACTGCACGCGGTTGATGCTGCCGTTGTCCGGAACGAACACGAAAATGTCGCCGGCCACCTGTGAGCCCTGCAGTGCGGAGGCACCGCTGCGGCTCGAATTGGTGCTGACCAGCAGGTTGTAATCGCCGCTGGGGGCGGGAGTCACTTCCAGGCTGACGTTGATCTGGTCGCTGGCGACATTGTCGCCCGAGGCGGTAATCACGGCACTGTAGGAGCCGGCGGTCAGGCCGTCCGGCGAGACGGTGACCGTCAGGTTATCCGGCGTTGTGCCGGATGTGGGGCTGACGGACAGCCAGGTGGCGTTGTCGCTGATGCTGAAATCCGCCGTCGTGCCGGCGGCGGTATCGAGCCCCACCGAGGCGGTCAGCGTGTCGCTATCTCCCTCCGCGGCGGTGAAGCTCAGGGTGTTGGTCGAGAACTCGAACGCCGGAGCGGCGTTGTCCACCACAAAGGCGGCGGACACCAGTTCCGTGACGCCACCGCTGTAGGTGACCCGTGCGTAAACGGTGTGCTGGCCATCGTTGATCGTCTGGGTGTCGAAAGGTATGGCCGAGTCGTTCGGCGCCGTGCCGTTGAAGTCATAGGGACTGACGAACTCGGTCTTGCGGGGGGATGACGGAGGTGGGTTGTCCAGATAGAAGTCCACCTTCGTGATGCCGGATTCCGTGGTCGTAAAGATATAGGTCAGCCCTGACAGCTCCGCTCCCGAGAGGCTTGCCGGCGCAGAGCGGTTGGGAAAGGAGCTGACCAACAGGGATGGGACGGCCAGAGCCTGCCCGGCCAGCGTCAGCCCGCTGACAATGAGTAGAAGCGAAACCACGATGCGGCGTAATCCGCCGGTAAACGTCAGGAAAAAAGCTGCCGAGCGTAATGCCTGGGTTGTCAGTTTCATGGGACCATAACCTCCCGCTGGATCCGAACGCGATGTCCAGTGGCATTAGCAGCATCAGGAGTGCCATAGGCGATAACGCACTTCTAGAACAATGTGATAACCTCACTCGAAACCGGTGAATTCTTACAGGAATGTAAGGTTTTTCGACAACGATTGGTCAGCCCCATGCATGAGGAAATGCCGAGGCTATGAGTCTTTTCCAGACCCGGGCATGGCAGGACGCCTGGTGGGCGATATGGGGAGAAACTCCCGGCTTCTCGAAAGTGGCTCGTCCAGCCGAGGATGGCTCCGGTCTCTATATCGACCGCTATCGTTTCAAGGGTGTGTTGCCCGTGCGCTGCCTGCAGTTCGTGGGCACGAATTATCGCCGGCTGTCGACGCCACGAACGGAATACAACGGTTTCGGTCTTGATGACACGGCAGCCGGTGACGCGCCATTGCAGGTGCTTGACCGGACCGCCTGGAGCGAGGCGGTGTTCCGTGACGTGCCCGAGGCGTCGGTGGACTTTCAGTGTCTGCAACGCCTGGCCGATGAGCGCGGCTGGCTATGTCGGGAGGTGGCCAGGGATACCGCCTACCAGATCGACACCCGCGGCCCTTTCGATGCTTACCAGACAAACCTTGGCCGCAACACACGGCTGCGCTTTTTCAATCGGCGTAAGGTGCTTGAGGGCCTTGCCGAGGTCCGGCAGACCAACGCCTTCCCGGACGACATCAACCGCTTTTTCGAGCTGCTCAACGGCTTTCATCGCGACCGGTGGGGCCAGCCGTGTTTCAGTGACGCGAGTCTGGCGTTCCACCGGCGCTTTCTGGAAAACGTGCCTCTCGAAGGCGGCCAACCGCGGCTCAGCATTCTCTGGAGCGGCCCACAACCGGTCTCCGTACTGTATAACGTCGTTTACCGGGGCTGTCTCTACAATATCCAGTCCGGCTTCCTCGAACATTTTCACCGCAAGCTGGCGCTGGGCTCGTTACACTTGGGCTATGCCATCGAGGATGCTTTCCACGATGAGGCGGTGCACCAGTTCGATTTGCTGGCCGGATCGGGCAAGAACTGTAACTATAAAAGGCCTATCGCGACGGACAGCTGCGAGTTGGTGTCCGTCATGCTGGTACGCAGTGCCTGGGCCAAAGGGCTGTACCGGCTCAAGGAACGACTCTGACGGTGGTCGGGCGCAGGGCCCGCCACCGTTTTTCCGGGACAGTCTAGGGATTTCTGTATGGCGCGCACCGATATCGGTTCACGTTTGAGTGTCTGGTCACCGATCATTTTCCTGTTGGCGTTTACCGTTGGGACCTGGCCGGCGCTGGTCGGCATCGTCGAACGCTGGACAAAATGGAACGAGGCCTATTCCCACGGCTTCCTGGTCCTGGCGGTGTGCCTTGGACTGACGTACCGCAAACTCCGCCAGGTTCGTCCCCGCACCGGTTTCTACTGGCCCTGGATTTTGCCCCTGTTGTTGAGCGTTGCGGTCTATGCCGTTGGCAGCCTGCTCCTGATCGAGGCGTTCCAGCAGGTGGCCCTGCTGCCCATCCTGTTTTCGGGCCTGCTCGTTCAGTGGGGCTGGCGCCAGACGATTCCCTTCCTGATTCCCGTCGGCCTGATCGTCTTTACAATTCCATTCCTGGATTACCTCGCCTGGCCGCTGCAACTGGTTACGGTGGCGGTGAACCAGCTCTTCTTTTCGCAGCTGGGCATCGATTTCTCGGTGGAAGGCGTTTTCGTCTATTTCCCGGGCGTAGGAGCGTTCGAGATCGCGCATGGGTGTTCCGGGCTGCGCTATCTGCTGGTGGGACTGACGCTGACGTTCCTCTACGGTGAGCTTAACCTGCGCCACCTGCAGAGCCGCGTGATCCTGGTTGCGGCCGGTGTGGCGCTGGCGCTGGCGGCGAACTGGATTCGGGTGTTCGTCATCATCTACGTGGGCTACGCCTCAGACATGACGTCGCCGCTGGTGAATCATCACGATACCTTTGGCTGGTGGGTGTTTGCCGGCACGTTGGTCCCGGTGTTCCTGATCGCGCGCTGGCTGGAACACCGTGAGGCCCGCCGGGATGAACGCACTGATGACCCGGCAAGCCGCGGTGAGCTCGGGGCAGGGCGGCTGCGGGTGTTTTCCGGGCTGTTCGCCTCTTCGGTACCGCTACTGGCGCTGGCTGCGCTTTTCCTGCCGACCAGCTTTGCCGAGGGGCATCGCCCGGTCGATCCCACGCACCGGAATATCCAGCTTGTCGATGGGGATGGCTGGATGCCGCTGTTCTCCAGCAACCTGGCCGGCTGGCAGCCCATCATCGAACAGCCGGATCGTCGCTTCGAGGCAACGTACGTCGAGCGGGACGGCATCGAGGATTCCGACGCCGCACAGCGCCCCCGCTACTTCGTGGGGCTATACAGCTACGATTTCCAGCGCCCGGGAGCCGAGGTGGTGCAGTACGGCAACCGACTGTATGACGCCGAGCATTTCATCCCGGATCGGACGTTCAGTCTGGGGGCGGCGCCGGCCGACACCCTGGCAGGGCTTTCCATCGCTGAGCGGGGGCAGGGGCAGCCGGTGTATCTGGCTTATGGCTATTACGTGGAAGGCCGCTGGGAGAGTTCTGAGCTCAAGGCCAAACTGGCCCAGCTGCCGGGCATGTTCAACCGGCGCAGCGACGCGTCGTTGTTGGTGATTGGGGTGACCTGCCAGGCTTGCGACGGGACGGAGTTGCTGGAAACGGCCGCGCCCGGGATCCAGTCCCAGGCGCGAGCCTATCTCGATCGTGTCTACGGTTCCCGTCGCCCCGGTGGCTGAGGGGCGATGGGCTAAACACTATTCGACAGTCTGAGACACCTCATCTGACTCGGGGCTTGTCAGGCCGTCACTGTCCACTGTCTGTACGGTGAAGTACCAGGTGCCGCTGTCCAGCCCTTCGAAGGTGTAGGACGTGTCCGCGGATGAGACTTCCACTGACTGATCGAGGTTACCGGAAGACTGCCCGTAGTTGATCAGGTAGTGATCGATCTCGCTGAGGTCGATCGACGAGCCGTCCAGGCGGGTCGAGGGCGCGGTCCAGGACAGGGTCACTTCGCCGGTCACATCGGTGACCGGAGGTTCCGGTTCGGTGGTTTCGCCTTCATCGCCACCGGTGTCGCCGGAAGTCGACTCCAGGGTGTAGGGATCCAGACCGCTTTCGTACGCCTGCAGGTTGGTCACGCCGCTGTCGTTGGACACGGATGTGGCGTCGTCCCGGAAAGGAGCCAGCCCGTAGGCGATCTCCCAGGCGTCAGGGATGTCGTCCTCGTCGGAGTCCAGCGTGCTGGCGCTGCCCGGCTCGGCCGTGATGACAGTTCCGAGGACGTCCACCTCGCTGTTGTCCGCCTGATCCATGATGGTGAAATGGGCCTCGGCGCTGCCGGAACCTTCGAAGTACTCCATGGTGATTGGCACGGTTTCGCCGGCGGCCAGGCTTCGGCTGTAACTGAATTCCGTGGTCGGATGTTCCGACCAGTCGTCGATCACCAACTCGCCATCCAGGTAGAGACGGACCCCGTCATTGGTGTTGGTGATGAACTCATAGTCCCGCGAGCCGCTGCCGTGAGGCGCGGTGAACTGGCCCACCCAGCGCACGCTGAACTGGTCGGACGGGGCGCCGCTGATCGGGGCGCTGCTGCCCCAGTCGAAATCGACGACGCCGTCGGTCCGGTAGCTGACGAAGTTGTCAAAGTCGGTGCCATCGAAGTACTGGCCCACGAAACCGGCAACGGTAGCCCCGGTGCCGGTGTCCGGAACGTCTTCTTCGGGCACTTCGTCGCTGCTGTTGGGGTCTGTGCCGGCCTGGTATTCCTCGAGGTTGCTGTAACCGTCGCCATCGGCATCCCTGGCCGCATCAGTGCCATCTCGCGGATCCAGGTTGTAGGCGAACTCCTGGCCGTCGGGGATGCCGTCACCGTCGGTGTCGGCGTTGTTCTCGGACGTTCCGATCAGGAACTCGTCGGCGGCGGTCAGGAAGTCGCCGTCCGGGTCGGAAGCGGCGTCGTCGGAGTTGCTGGGGTCCAGGCCGTTGACGGTTTCCCAGTTGTCGTAGATGCCATCCAGGTCGCTGTCCATGGGCGGGAAGTCCGGGGCAAAGGCCAGCCCTTGCTCGGCGTCGAAATAGCCCACCCGGTAACCCAGGGAATAGGATTCCGCGGCGCTCTGGTCATCGTAATTGCTGGATTGTCCTTCGCTGTAGAGATATTCGCTGCCGATAATCTGCTGGGAAAGGCCCGGCCCTTCCCAGGCTACCGCGAAATGGTTGCCGCCGTTGCCCTGTTTGTGCCGGATCTCGAAGTAGTAGCGTTGCCCCCCCTCCAGCGTCTGGACGCCGGACGTCTGGGAGGCGTACTTGTCGAACACCTGCGGCTGGCTGTAGTTGGGAACCGATGCAATCTGCTGGATGTTGCCCGAAGACTCGTCGGAGCTCAGCCACAGTTGCGTCTCGTCATCACCCGCGAGGTGAAAGGTGTATTCCCCGCTGCTGGGCGCTTCGATGTAGCCTTTGACCAGGCTGCCGTAGTTGGTGCCCCTGGCCCCTTCATTAACGAGGCTGGTGATCTCTTCGACGCTGTTCGGGTTGTTGGGGTAGGCCTCGATGCTGGTCAGGTCGGCGACATCGGAGCCGCTGATGCCCGTCCAGATTCTCAGTTGAACATACCCCGGCTCACTGCTGGCGGGTATGGCTGCGGTTGGCGGTAAGTCCTGAACATCGTCAGAAGGCCATAACTGACAGCCGTGCATGAAAACGAGGGTGCCACCTATTAGGAAATGTTTTCCGTTGAGCATAAGTCACCTGAAATCAGCGCAGCGAGAATAGGTTACAAGAAGTATTGTTCCCCTCACCGACGCCTGCCACGTGAATTTAGGAATCTTTTGATCTTTGGGCTGTGACGTTATTCCGATAAACCATGAGCGAGGATTGTGCAGGCGTGGCTGATCCCGGGGCCGGAACAGGCTCCGGGATCAGCTTGATGCGTGTCATGTCAGCTCCGGCGACGGCCGGCCAGGAACAGCAGCCCCAGTCCCAGTGCCAGTAATCCCAAGGTTCCGGGCTCCGGTACCGTCATGATGCGCATGATGGAAAAGTCGCTCTGGTTGGTGCAGGCGCCGATACCGCACGTATCGGAGTAGAGCGCATCGAACGTGAGTGAGCCGATCAGGGTGTTGCCAAATATCGATCCCACCGAGACCAGCCCTGGCGAGCCGGTTTCGGCGCTGGACGCGGTGATGGCGGCGGAACTGCTGCTGCCGTCGATGGTTAGCGTCAGGAACTCATCGCCGGGGCTCATGTATTCATTTTTGAGAATCGCGACGCTGGAACTGCCATCAAGGAAGTAGGCCGTGATCCGGGCAATTTCCTCGACGTCGGAAAATTCCGGTCCATCGTACAGGAACGCCAGTGTGAAGCCGCCGAGCTCGAAGCCGCTGGCGGAGCTGGCGGTCAGGCTCTCACGCAGGCCAATCTCGTTGCCGGAGGCATCCCCGGCTACGCCAACGCCGGCTGCCGTAACGCCGTATTCGGTCTTGGTGCCCAACTCGCCACCCGTGGCGGTGAAGGTCAGGCCGCCGCCGTAACCGGAAGCGATATCAACGGCGTTGATCACCGTTGCGTTGAGCGTCGGCGCCAGCAGCATCCCTGTTGTCACTGCGAGAGCCAATCCTGCGGTTCTGATACCCATGGCGGAGCCTCCTCCTGCCGGTTCGGATACCAGAAAAACTGAGCCAGTAGCGTGCCATTCGCCTGGAATGATCAAAAAATCATCAAACTAGTACGTGTGTACAAAAACGGCATTGTAAAGAATGCTGACGGCCTCGAGCCCGCTGTTACAGCCGGGAGAGAATCTTCTCAGCGTCTTCGGAGCGCCCGGTGGTGCGGTAAACCTCCGCCAGATGCTGGGCTATCTCCGGGGTGTCCGGTGACAGGGCGTAGGCTTTTTCCAGCACGGGGAGGCTTTCCGTATGGTTCCCCTGTTGGAACAGGATCCAGCCGTAGGTATCGGCGACCGCGGCGGAGTCGGGCTCGAGACTGTATGCTTTCTCGGCAAGCGCCCGGGCGTCCTGTTTCCCGGATTCATGATACAGCCACGCCAGGTTGTTGAGCGCCACGACGTTCCGTGGTGAGCCCTGGAGAATCGACTGGTAGGCGTCGATGGCTTTCTTGCTCTCACCGACGGACTGGTACGCCATCGCCAGACGCAGCTCCAGGGAGGGGTTGTCGGGGTAGCGCCCGGTCGCGTTCTCCAGGGTGTCGATCGCGCGCTGGTTCTGGCCATGTTGCTGCAGCGCGCCCACGTACAGCAAAGTCAGGCGAGGGGAGTCGTCCTTGGCCAGCGCCAGCTCGTAAAGGTCGGCCGCTTTGCCGTAGTTTTCCTGCTCCTTTTCGTAGGTCGCTTCGACCAGGTAGGGCGTCGCGGAATCCGGGTGAGCCAGTCGCGCGTCTCGGATCAGCTCCCGGGCCTTGTCCGGGTTGCCCGCGTCGAAATACGCCCTGGCGGTTTGCAGGGTGACTTTCTCGTTGTCGGGGAAAAGCACCTGGGCCCGTTGCATGATGGCCAGGGCGGCCCTGGTGTCCTCTTCCTGCAGCTTGGTCCCGGCTACGCCGCCGTAGATGTCGGCCACCGCCTGGGTGTGCGGTGACAGCTCGGTCTCGCTGACCGGTTCGAGCAGGCGCGCGGCCAGCTCGTCAGCCCGGGTGATGTTCTGGGCGCGCAGCGCCAGCTCCAGCAGCGCCAGGCGTGGTGCCACGGCGTCCGGGTGTTCCTGGGCGACCGACTCCAGATATTGGCGCAGCGCGTCCGGCGAGCTGACCTGGGCCAGCCCCTGGATGGACTGGCGGTTGTCCGGAGTCCTGGCAATTGCGGCCTTAAACTGCCTGGCCGCTTCCTCCGGGTTGCCTTCGGTGGCCGCCAGGGCCCCCAGCGCGTTATTGGCCCGTGGGTCGGTATCGGACAGTTCCAGGGCCTGCTGGTAATACTGTCGGGCCTGGTCGTTATCGCCGCCGGCGGCGGCCAGACCACCGCTGATGATCCGCGCACTGACGTTGTCCGGCTGTTCCTTGACCCAGGCGGCGGCCGATTCCTCGGCGGCCGGGATATCACCGGCCTTGGCGTAGGCGTCGACAATCAGGGCCCGGGCCTGGTCGTTGTCTGGCGCTGTATCCATCACGGCCGACGCCTGTTCGATGGCATCCGCGGTCTGGCCCTGGCCGATCAGATAGCGGGCGTAGCGCAACCGCAGGTCGGTGTTCTCGGGATTCAGCTCAAGCGACTTCTCGATGTACTCGCGGCCGGCCACGGTGTCGCCGGCGGCCAGTGACGCGATACCCATCAGCGCCAGTACGCCCGGGTCGGCCTGTTCGTCGCTCAGGTTTTCAAGCAGTTCCCGGGCCTGTTCGGGGCGTTGCAGACGCAGTTGGGCGGCCGCCAGCAGTTTGCTCGCAGCGGCGGAATCCTGGGCCTGGGCGATGGGGGCGAGCAGCTCTTCGGCTTCTTCCACCCGGCCCTGCTGGAAACGGATCATGCCCAGCATGACCGAGCTCTGGACGTGGTGGGGCACCTGCTTGAGGATCTCGTTGAGGTAGCGTGCGGCTTCCGGCAGGTTGCCCTGGTGATAGGCCTCCTGGGCGGCGGCGAAGTTGCTCTTGACGGTACCCGGTGCCGATTTGGCGAGGATTTCTTCGTAGACGAAGGCTTCCGACGATTTACCCTGTTCCCGCAGGACTTCGATCAGCGAGGAGATGGTCGTGTACTTGCGGTAGGTCATGATGTCGTACTGGCCGATATCTTCCAGCGCTCGGATGTAGGCTTCTTCGGAGGTGTTCCACTGTTTCCGCGCCTTGGCCAGTTGGGCCTTCCACAGCCACAGCTCCGGGTAGTTGGGGTCGATCTCGGTGGCCTCGGCGATGCGCTGATCGGCCTGGGCGCTGTCATCCCGGGCCTGGGCCACCTTCGACAGCCCGATCAGGGCCGGGACCGAGGAGCCGTCGGCGTCGAGGGCCGACTGATAGGCCTGTTGGGCAGAATCCAGCTGCTTTTCGTCGAGGAAAATATCGCCCCGAAGCAGGTCCGCCTGGACGGCCTGGGTGCGGTCCGGATTGTGAAGGCCCTTGAGCGCTTCGAGTGCCGCTTCGCTCTGGCGGCGCATCAGGTGAGTGCGGGAAAGGATCAACTGGATGCGGTTGTGGACGCTGTCCGGGGTGTTCTCACCGTCGAGTCGTTTGTCGATCTCCTTGACCTGGCGGGCGGCCGTCACCGCGTCTCCGGCTTCCACGAGGTTGTCGACAATGATGAAGTAGGGTTCGACCTCACCGGGATTCAGCTCGATCGCGCTGCGGGCTTCCAGGGTGCTGGCCTTGAGTTCGCCCTGGCGCTGGAAGAAACGGGCCTGATCCAGGTGGCTCAGGTACTGGATCTCCTGTTGGCTCATTTCTTCTTCGCCGTCGCTGCAGCCGGTCAGGAACAACAGCATCGCCGAAGCCAGCAGGGTAATGCGGAACAACATCTTCAGGGTCATGGAAAAGTCCTTGTCATGCACTCGCCGGAAAGTCCTTGCCCGCCCGCATCACGCGCCTGAGACGGCGGGGGAGGTCTCGATCTTGTATTTGTCGGTCAGGTTGTAGAGCGTGGGCCGGGTGATCCCCAGCAGCCGCGCCGCCTGAGCCATATTGTAGTTGCTGGTCTGGAGGGCATGGTTGATGGCGCCGCGCTCGGCCTCCTCCCGGACCTGTCGCAGGTTCAGGACGTTGCCGTCGTGGGCCACCTGTTCCGAGCGCAGTTGCAGGTCTTTGGCGGTCACGCGCTTGCCTTCGGCCATGATGGTCGCCCGCTTGATCTTGTTGATCATCTCGCGGACGTTGCCGGGCCAGCCGTAGCACTGGATGGCCTGGATGGCATCGTCGGCAAAGCCCAGTTGGGGGCGTTCCAGTTGCCGGCTGAGGGTTTTCAGCAGCGACTGCGCGATCACGATGGCGTCACCGTCGCGCTCGCGCACGGCGGGCACTTCCAGGGTGATTTCGCTGATGCGGTAGTACAGGTCTTCGCGAAACTCGCCGCTGGCCACCAGCTGTTCCACGTCCCGGTGGGTGGCGCAGACGACGCGTACGTCGACTTCCACTGGATTGACGCTCCCGACGCGGTCGATGACGCGCTCCTGCAGGAACCGCAGCAGCTTGGCCTGAAGCGGCATGGGCATGTCCCCGATTTCGTCCAGGAACAGGGTGCCGCCGTTGGCCATCTCGATCTTGC includes the following:
- the xrt gene encoding exosortase, which gives rise to MARTDIGSRLSVWSPIIFLLAFTVGTWPALVGIVERWTKWNEAYSHGFLVLAVCLGLTYRKLRQVRPRTGFYWPWILPLLLSVAVYAVGSLLLIEAFQQVALLPILFSGLLVQWGWRQTIPFLIPVGLIVFTIPFLDYLAWPLQLVTVAVNQLFFSQLGIDFSVEGVFVYFPGVGAFEIAHGCSGLRYLLVGLTLTFLYGELNLRHLQSRVILVAAGVALALAANWIRVFVIIYVGYASDMTSPLVNHHDTFGWWVFAGTLVPVFLIARWLEHREARRDERTDDPASRGELGAGRLRVFSGLFASSVPLLALAALFLPTSFAEGHRPVDPTHRNIQLVDGDGWMPLFSSNLAGWQPIIEQPDRRFEATYVERDGIEDSDAAQRPRYFVGLYSYDFQRPGAEVVQYGNRLYDAEHFIPDRTFSLGAAPADTLAGLSIAERGQGQPVYLAYGYYVEGRWESSELKAKLAQLPGMFNRRSDASLLVIGVTCQACDGTELLETAAPGIQSQARAYLDRVYGSRRPGG
- a CDS encoding Kelch repeat-containing protein, which produces MKLTTQALRSAAFFLTFTGGLRRIVVSLLLIVSGLTLAGQALAVPSLLVSSFPNRSAPASLSGAELSGLTYIFTTTESGITKVDFYLDNPPPSSPRKTEFVSPYDFNGTAPNDSAIPFDTQTINDGQHTVYARVTYSGGVTELVSAAFVVDNAAPAFEFSTNTLSFTAAEGDSDTLTASVGLDTAAGTTADFSISDNATWLSVSPTSGTTPDNLTVTVSPDGLTAGSYSAVITASGDNVASDQINVSLEVTPAPSGDYNLLVSTNSSRSGASALQGSQVAGDIFVFVPDNGSINRVQFYLDDATKSGSPIQTEGLPPYDFAGTAPNDTAYPFDTTTLADGSHTITAVVRDDANTLHETTVFFEVLNDAVALSFSPTTLAGSRHIDNDDVLEHTVSLSASDDSGANFALSSNAAWLSASGNSGSTPAQVTVTASPVGLSVGTYTGTVTADADGYADASLTYTLTITDDPDGLVAAPASLTFSGSPDSPIASQSVDISHSMSETHDFTVSTNMPWLSASPPSGTTPQIIQVSVDASGMAAGNYAATVTITASGFPDLDIPVTLSLSSSGNCAPISCTDVRVELPYQLSFTESQGYLMDSNGLGTGFTWIDQPDSGNGYVPGKLEMNILEGVLLLTTNSGIQYAGNNNQENALGVGFAAPNQITRITAQLLDVPAGSGNYEQAGLWFGNDQDNYIKLVALSHPAGPRIHYFMEVGGQTVAERNITVSNLPGRDVTFTMIVNPYSQTVELRYQLDGGTSVQAVTLTPPDEFFSFDAAGIDPQIGTRSFTGIFGTHRYASSPMVYRFDDFTLEVGGTPLSPDSGIEFLRNSYDLDYPTSMVWGPDDRLYVSQLFGSIQALTFDEDYNLVDTETITSLQDALGPRLTLGITVGPNATAGNVDLWLAHSSPSIDDGEPNSGMITRLSGSGFNQVDNIITGLPRAKANHSINSIHFGDDNRLYIAVGGNTGAGAPNNSNSEFGDMQEQPLSAAIVVADVFAAGFDGTCANTSNIFGPPPCDVETYATGLRNSYDFVFHSNGSMYATDNGLGVTGTFPPSPEPPCLGFGSTGSYLNGGHNPGEQPDLLLRIVEGMYYGHPNPYRDECVFKDGSYQGVAPLPNYTEPLFNLGDHKSSNAIIEYDGASGCVGEFLNNQLLVTNYSIGDDIYRVLLNENGLQAVEGAPLVSGFNDPLPMTRSPEGVLFVGEFGGGKVTVLQPESLGCWDTLAPLPAPVLDAAAASVNDQVYVVGGKNGSGHLTTLRIYNPGSDSWSTGASLPGEGVENPAVVASGGQIYVFGGSTAPFSGAVNNAAVYNPGSNSWTSLADMPTARGGATAQAMNGLIYVIGGMNAQGSSLNSVDIYNPSSGTWQTGPSMNVRRDNAASALLDGKIYVFGGRERNADGSVPNNTLVSVEMLTGPSASWSLQTPMPTGRRAMAIGTLNGKAQLMAGESNPESPSGVFENNEEYDPVSNTWRPLTQVPTPKHGAASATVNGQVLVIGGGVTSGDSYTSSVEGMTF
- a CDS encoding GNAT family N-acetyltransferase, producing the protein MSLFQTRAWQDAWWAIWGETPGFSKVARPAEDGSGLYIDRYRFKGVLPVRCLQFVGTNYRRLSTPRTEYNGFGLDDTAAGDAPLQVLDRTAWSEAVFRDVPEASVDFQCLQRLADERGWLCREVARDTAYQIDTRGPFDAYQTNLGRNTRLRFFNRRKVLEGLAEVRQTNAFPDDINRFFELLNGFHRDRWGQPCFSDASLAFHRRFLENVPLEGGQPRLSILWSGPQPVSVLYNVVYRGCLYNIQSGFLEHFHRKLALGSLHLGYAIEDAFHDEAVHQFDLLAGSGKNCNYKRPIATDSCELVSVMLVRSAWAKGLYRLKERL
- a CDS encoding PA14 domain-containing protein, which gives rise to MLNGKHFLIGGTLVFMHGCQLWPSDDVQDLPPTAAIPASSEPGYVQLRIWTGISGSDVADLTSIEAYPNNPNSVEEITSLVNEGARGTNYGSLVKGYIEAPSSGEYTFHLAGDDETQLWLSSDESSGNIQQIASVPNYSQPQVFDKYASQTSGVQTLEGGQRYYFEIRHKQGNGGNHFAVAWEGPGLSQQIIGSEYLYSEGQSSNYDDQSAAESYSLGYRVGYFDAEQGLAFAPDFPPMDSDLDGIYDNWETVNGLDPSNSDDAASDPDGDFLTAADEFLIGTSENNADTDGDGIPDGQEFAYNLDPRDGTDAARDADGDGYSNLEEYQAGTDPNSSDEVPEEDVPDTGTGATVAGFVGQYFDGTDFDNFVSYRTDGVVDFDWGSSAPISGAPSDQFSVRWVGQFTAPHGSGSRDYEFITNTNDGVRLYLDGELVIDDWSEHPTTEFSYSRSLAAGETVPITMEYFEGSGSAEAHFTIMDQADNSEVDVLGTVITAEPGSASTLDSDEDDIPDAWEIAYGLAPFRDDATSVSNDSGVTNLQAYESGLDPYTLESTSGDTGGDEGETTEPEPPVTDVTGEVTLSWTAPSTRLDGSSIDLSEIDHYLINYGQSSGNLDQSVEVSSADTSYTFEGLDSGTWYFTVQTVDSDGLTSPESDEVSQTVE
- a CDS encoding PEP-CTERM sorting domain-containing protein, producing the protein MTTGMLLAPTLNATVINAVDIASGYGGGLTFTATGGELGTKTEYGVTAAGVGVAGDASGNEIGLRESLTASSASGFELGGFTLAFLYDGPEFSDVEEIARITAYFLDGSSSVAILKNEYMSPGDEFLTLTIDGSSSSAAITASSAETGSPGLVSVGSIFGNTLIGSLTFDALYSDTCGIGACTNQSDFSIMRIMTVPEPGTLGLLALGLGLLFLAGRRRS